Proteins encoded in a region of the Scyliorhinus canicula chromosome 2, sScyCan1.1, whole genome shotgun sequence genome:
- the LOC119962418 gene encoding secreted phosphoprotein 24-like isoform X1 translates to MKSLLLTIAAVQILHCSGMPSPKDALRASVLKLNKITEITNLCGITRRRVKDVYRTGKLSYNVDLTFSVKETVCSKNSGLEFDDPGCRFRSKKSAKKGFCKSRVEYFADDVVDVDVECRGLKTIDSNSGSFESSENSIEVINKRTTRPGVYKRVKQIKRLVAASDFKRVKQIKRLVTARDFKRTQ, encoded by the exons ATGAAATCCTTACTCCTCACCATTGCTGCAGTGCAGATCCTCCATTGCTCAG GAATGCCGAGCCCTAAGGATGCTCTGAGAGCGTCAGTTCTAAAACTGAACAAAATCACCGAGATCACCAATCTGTGTGGGATAACCAGGAGAAGAGTGAAGGAT GTTTATCGCACAGGGAAATTGTCGTACAACGTGGATCTAACATTCTCTGTGAAAGAAACCGTCTGCTCCAAGAATTCAGGATTGGAATTTGATGATCCCGGCTGTCGCTTCCGTTCCAAAAAGTCCGCA AAGAAAGGTTTTTGCAAAAGCCGTGTTGAATATTTTGCTGATGATGTTGTTGACGTTGATGTGGAGTGTCGAGGTTTGAAGACAATTGACAGCAACAGCGGATCATTTGAGTCGAGTGAGAACAGTATTGAG GTGATAAATAAGCGAACCACTCGTCCCGGAGTCTATAAAC GTGTAAAGCAGATCAAAAGACTGGTCGCTGCGAGCGATTTCAAAC GAGTAAAACAGATCAAAAGACTGGTCACTGCGAGAGATTTCAAAC GAACACAATGA
- the LOC119962418 gene encoding secreted phosphoprotein 24-like isoform X2, whose product MKSLLLTIAAVQILHCSGMPSPKDALRASVLKLNKITEITNLCGITRRRVKDVYRTGKLSYNVDLTFSVKETVCSKNSGLEFDDPGCRFRSKKSAKGFCKSRVEYFADDVVDVDVECRGLKTIDSNSGSFESSENSIEVINKRTTRPGVYKRVKQIKRLVAASDFKRVKQIKRLVTARDFKRTQ is encoded by the exons ATGAAATCCTTACTCCTCACCATTGCTGCAGTGCAGATCCTCCATTGCTCAG GAATGCCGAGCCCTAAGGATGCTCTGAGAGCGTCAGTTCTAAAACTGAACAAAATCACCGAGATCACCAATCTGTGTGGGATAACCAGGAGAAGAGTGAAGGAT GTTTATCGCACAGGGAAATTGTCGTACAACGTGGATCTAACATTCTCTGTGAAAGAAACCGTCTGCTCCAAGAATTCAGGATTGGAATTTGATGATCCCGGCTGTCGCTTCCGTTCCAAAAAGTCCGCA AAAGGTTTTTGCAAAAGCCGTGTTGAATATTTTGCTGATGATGTTGTTGACGTTGATGTGGAGTGTCGAGGTTTGAAGACAATTGACAGCAACAGCGGATCATTTGAGTCGAGTGAGAACAGTATTGAG GTGATAAATAAGCGAACCACTCGTCCCGGAGTCTATAAAC GTGTAAAGCAGATCAAAAGACTGGTCGCTGCGAGCGATTTCAAAC GAGTAAAACAGATCAAAAGACTGGTCACTGCGAGAGATTTCAAAC GAACACAATGA